From a single Triplophysa rosa linkage group LG17, Trosa_1v2, whole genome shotgun sequence genomic region:
- the snap29 gene encoding synaptosomal-associated protein 29 isoform X1, producing the protein MSAYPKSHNPFAADDDEEENTGPSRGFNFDDDPEESSLSPAERRQKQLQREVTHTAQSAVDSSYRSLAHIYESEKVGTETAEELIRQGEALNRTERMIDNMEQDMRTSQRHINSIKSVWGGVVNYFKAKPEARPPQKDEPVSYDGSSSLQNALSESRRHEAKYQASHPNLRKMDTSERMFVQTGFGASASLDNEPSDQNGYPRNKQLRTAHQQLDQNLDEMSLGLRRLKSLGQGLQSEIDNQDVSLDRLLNKVDSMDGKISSTDRQLKNLK; encoded by the exons ATGTCTGCCTATCCCAAATCCCACAACCCTTTCGCCGCcgatgatgatgaagaggagAACACAGGGCCGAGCAGAGGCTTTAACTTTGATGATGATCCTGAGGAGAGTTCACTGAGCCCGGCGGAGAGGAGACAGAAGCAGCTGCAGAGAGAGGTGACGCACACAGCGCAGTCCGCCGTGGACAGCAGCTACCGCTCTCTCGCCCACATCTACGAGTCTGAGAAAGTTGGAACCGAGACAGCAGAG GAACTGATTCGTCAGGGTGAAGCTTTGAATAGAACAGAGAGAATGATTGACAACATGGAGCAGGACATGCGGACGAGTCAGAGGCATATTAACAGCATTAAGAGTGTGTGGGGCGGTGTGGTTAACTATTTCAAAGCCAAACCTGAAGCCAGACCTCCACAAAAGGACGAGCCTGTGTCATATGATGGCAGCAGcag TTTGCAGAATGCACTTTCAGAGAGCAGACGGCATGAAGCCAAATATCAGGCCAGTCATCCAAACCTCAGGAAAATGGACACAtctg AACGAATGTTTGTTCAAACAGGATTTGGAGCTTCTGCGTCTCTGGATAATGAGCCGTCCGATCAGAACGGATATCCCAGGAACAAACAGCTGCGAACTGCCCATCAACAACTAGACCAAAATCTTG ATGAAATGTCGTTGGGTCTGAGGAGGCTAAAGAGTCTGGGTCAGGGGTTACAGTCAGAGATCGATAACCAGGACGTTTCCTTGGACCGTTTGCTTAATAAAGTCGACTCGATGGACGGCAAAATCAGCTCCACTGACCGGCAACTCAAAAACCTTAAATAG
- the snap29 gene encoding synaptosomal-associated protein 29 isoform X2 produces the protein MSAYPKSHNPFAADDDEEENTGPSRGFNFDDDPEESSLSPAERRQKQLQREVTHTAQSAVDSSYRSLAHIYESEKVGTETAEELIRQGEALNRTERMIDNMEQDMRTSQRHINSIKSVWGGVVNYFKAKPEARPPQKDEPVSYDGSSSLQNALSESRRHEAKYQASHPNLRKMDTSGFGASASLDNEPSDQNGYPRNKQLRTAHQQLDQNLDEMSLGLRRLKSLGQGLQSEIDNQDVSLDRLLNKVDSMDGKISSTDRQLKNLK, from the exons ATGTCTGCCTATCCCAAATCCCACAACCCTTTCGCCGCcgatgatgatgaagaggagAACACAGGGCCGAGCAGAGGCTTTAACTTTGATGATGATCCTGAGGAGAGTTCACTGAGCCCGGCGGAGAGGAGACAGAAGCAGCTGCAGAGAGAGGTGACGCACACAGCGCAGTCCGCCGTGGACAGCAGCTACCGCTCTCTCGCCCACATCTACGAGTCTGAGAAAGTTGGAACCGAGACAGCAGAG GAACTGATTCGTCAGGGTGAAGCTTTGAATAGAACAGAGAGAATGATTGACAACATGGAGCAGGACATGCGGACGAGTCAGAGGCATATTAACAGCATTAAGAGTGTGTGGGGCGGTGTGGTTAACTATTTCAAAGCCAAACCTGAAGCCAGACCTCCACAAAAGGACGAGCCTGTGTCATATGATGGCAGCAGcag TTTGCAGAATGCACTTTCAGAGAGCAGACGGCATGAAGCCAAATATCAGGCCAGTCATCCAAACCTCAGGAAAATGGACACAtctg GATTTGGAGCTTCTGCGTCTCTGGATAATGAGCCGTCCGATCAGAACGGATATCCCAGGAACAAACAGCTGCGAACTGCCCATCAACAACTAGACCAAAATCTTG ATGAAATGTCGTTGGGTCTGAGGAGGCTAAAGAGTCTGGGTCAGGGGTTACAGTCAGAGATCGATAACCAGGACGTTTCCTTGGACCGTTTGCTTAATAAAGTCGACTCGATGGACGGCAAAATCAGCTCCACTGACCGGCAACTCAAAAACCTTAAATAG